The following are encoded in a window of Peromyscus eremicus chromosome 12, PerEre_H2_v1, whole genome shotgun sequence genomic DNA:
- the Ifnar2 gene encoding interferon alpha/beta receptor 2: MSKPEAVKVLENCTNITESSCDVTDEWGDMNENYVPIIEIYRRDSMKSHCADSILATDITVDPPEFEVVGFTDHINVVVKLPPVTPKIYGESIWKILGYTPLVIKEQAGKSIKMHKPKMNNATGNFTYVLRDLLPKTNYCVSVYFEAENPSKDLEAPLTSPLKCTLLQPDQESGSSDFAKVGILIGCLIMVVFIITIMLKRIGYICLKNNFPKVLNFHNFISWIFPELPPSEAVDKVEVIPTNKKKKVWNYDYGDESDSDDEVPRASATGYTMHGLMGKLLNQASDSSANRQESPLEEDSAAEESDAAAAEAGAEPELRTEAAVGPGLRPSEDPSGPYERRESVLQDSFPGDDSSSVNGPEDKVIFNVNLNSVFLRALHDDSKEASEVLSLAEDMVHLDEGPHRTESGLLMAGGDGTQLPHPGSSSQSLWTEEESSEKTDTSDSDADTGDGYIMR; encoded by the exons ATGAG caAACCAGAAGCTGTGAAGGTTTTGGAGAACTGTACAAACATCACGGAATCATCTTGTGACGTGACCGATGAGTGGGGTGACATGAATGAGAACTATGTTCCCATCAttgagatttacagaagagaCTCTATGAAGAGCCATTGTGCAGACTCCATCTTAGCCACAGACA TTACAGTGGATCCGCCAGAGTTCGAGGTTGTCGGCTTTACGGACCACATAAACGTGGTAGTGAAACTTCCACCTGTCACTCCGAAGATATACGGGGAGAGCATATGGAAAATACTGGGTTACACCCCACTCGTCATCAAAGAGCAGGCGGGGAAAAGCATTAAGATG CACAAGCCCAAAATGAATAACGCCACTGGGAACTTCACCTATGTCCTTCGGGACTTACTTCCAAAGACAAACTACTGTGTATCTGTTTACTTTGAAGCTGAGAACCCCAGTAAAGACCTGGAAGCCCCTCTAACGTCTCCCCTTAAATGCACCCTCCTTCAGCCTGACCAGGAATCAG GATCGTCAGACTTTGCCAAAGTAGGAATACTTATTGGGTGTTTGATAATGGTGGTCTTCATAATCACCATCATGCTGAAACGGATTGGTTATATATGCTTAAAAAACAATTTCCCCAAAGTCTTG aATTTCCATAACTTTATATCGTGGATATTCCCTGAACTGCCACCCTCAGAGGCAGTCGACAAGGTGGAGGTCATTCCTacgaacaaaaagaagaaagtgtggaATTACGATTATGGAGACGAAAGTGACAGCGACGATGAAGTCCCCAGAGCAAGTGCCACTGGTTACACCATGCATGGACTCATGGGCAAGCTTCTGAACCAGGCCTCTGACTCTTCCGCCAACCGCCAGGAGTCCCCCCTGGAGGAAGACTCCGCTGCTGAGGAATCTGATGCAGCTGCAGCAGAGGCTGGGGCCGAGCCGGAGCTCCGCACAGAGGCTGCGGTGGGGCCGGGCCTCAGGCCGTCAGAAGACCCGAGTGGCCCCTAcgagaggagagagagtgtgcTCCAGGACTCCTTCCCCGGGGATGACAGCAGCTCCGTGAATGGGCCGGAGGACAAAGTTATCTTCAACGTGAACTTAAACTCTGTGTTTTTGAGAGCTCTCCACGATGACTCCAAAGAAGCCTCAGAGGTGCTAtctcttgcagaagacatggTCCACCTAGACGAGGGTCCCCACAGGACAGAGTCAGGCCTCCTGATGGCCGGTGGGGACGGGACACAACTGCCCCATCCCGGCTCCTCTTCCCAGAGCCTGTGGACTGAGGAAGAGTCATCTGAAAAAACGGACACCTCAGACTCTGATGCTGACACAGGGGATGGCTACATTATGAGATGA